Proteins encoded together in one Oceanobacillus iheyensis HTE831 window:
- a CDS encoding aldo/keto reductase codes for MKLQEALNKKTGLGTAPLGNMFRNVSEEEAQETIQNAWDQGIRYFDTAPFYGAGLAEQRLGKALKDKNRNEYLLSSKVGRIILDEKENSSGEGLFKDAPQHKIVTDYSEEATLQSIEDSLKRLNTDYLDMVFVHDISPDFLGDEWITKFDEARNGAFKVLDRLRDEGVIKSWGLGVNTTIPIELAMELEEANPDLSLTATQYTLMQHERALERMMPLAEKTGKKFVVGAPYNSGALLGGDHFDYQPASKEVKKQAQQLKQIADKHGITLKAAALQFSTANPAVSAVIPGSTRPSRIKEDLSAMQESIPAAFWQELISEGLISDKAPLPK; via the coding sequence ATGAAATTACAAGAAGCTTTAAATAAAAAAACTGGTTTAGGTACTGCTCCTTTAGGAAATATGTTCCGAAACGTGTCTGAAGAAGAAGCACAAGAGACAATACAAAATGCGTGGGATCAAGGTATCCGATATTTTGATACGGCACCTTTTTATGGGGCTGGATTAGCAGAGCAACGTTTAGGAAAAGCACTTAAAGACAAAAATCGAAATGAATATTTGTTAAGTTCAAAGGTTGGAAGAATTATTTTGGATGAGAAGGAAAATAGCTCTGGAGAAGGACTATTTAAAGATGCTCCCCAACATAAAATAGTAACCGATTATTCTGAAGAGGCTACACTTCAATCGATAGAAGATAGTCTTAAACGATTAAATACAGATTATTTGGATATGGTATTTGTTCATGATATTTCACCGGATTTCTTAGGAGATGAATGGATTACAAAATTTGATGAAGCGCGCAATGGTGCATTTAAAGTCTTAGATCGTCTGCGTGACGAGGGAGTAATTAAATCATGGGGACTTGGTGTTAATACAACGATTCCAATAGAATTAGCTATGGAATTAGAAGAGGCGAATCCAGATCTTTCTCTAACAGCAACACAATATACCCTTATGCAGCATGAAAGAGCATTAGAGCGTATGATGCCGCTTGCTGAAAAAACAGGTAAAAAGTTTGTTGTTGGTGCTCCATATAATTCTGGTGCGTTGCTTGGAGGCGATCATTTTGATTATCAACCAGCAAGCAAAGAAGTAAAAAAACAAGCACAGCAATTAAAACAAATTGCAGATAAACATGGAATTACTCTAAAAGCAGCTGCATTACAATTTTCAACAGCAAACCCAGCGGTTAGTGCAGTAATTCCAGGTTCTACAAGACCGAGTCGTATTAAGGAAGATTTAAGCGCAATGCAAGAATCTATACCTGCTGCGTTTTGGCAAGAATTAATCAGTGAAGGATTAATTTCTGACAAAGCTCCATTACCAAAATAA
- a CDS encoding zinc ribbon domain-containing protein, with amino-acid sequence MKQGQGCIKCGSTNADQKDVSMTGSGLSKMFDVQNNRFTVVFCQDCGYSEFYNKDSSAASNAFDLFFGG; translated from the coding sequence ATGAAACAGGGTCAAGGTTGTATAAAGTGTGGTAGTACGAATGCAGATCAAAAGGATGTATCCATGACTGGCTCAGGCCTATCTAAAATGTTTGATGTCCAAAACAATCGCTTCACCGTAGTTTTCTGCCAAGATTGCGGTTACTCTGAGTTCTATAATAAAGATAGCTCAGCTGCGAGTAATGCATTTGATCTGTTCTTCGGTGGCTAA